In Actinoplanes derwentensis, the following proteins share a genomic window:
- the rpoZ gene encoding DNA-directed RNA polymerase subunit omega, producing MGTIANPEGITNPPIDELLDKTSSKYSLVIFAAKRARQVNAYYSQLGEGLLEYVGPLVETTPQEKPLSIAMREINAGLLTAEATDNP from the coding sequence GTGGGAACCATCGCGAACCCCGAAGGAATCACCAACCCGCCGATCGACGAGCTGCTCGACAAGACCTCGTCGAAGTACTCGCTGGTGATCTTCGCGGCCAAGCGCGCCCGCCAGGTCAACGCCTACTACAGCCAGCTCGGCGAGGGTCTGCTCGAGTACGTCGGTCCGCTCGTCGAGACCACGCCGCAGGAGAAGCCGCTGTCGATCGCGATGCGCGAGATCAACGCGGGTCTCTTGACTGCTGAGGCGACTGACAACCCCTGA
- the coaBC gene encoding bifunctional phosphopantothenoylcysteine decarboxylase/phosphopantothenate--cysteine ligase CoaBC, translated as MTEVVLGVGGGIAAYKACELLRLFTESGHGVRVVPTDSALRFVGEPTWAALSGRPVATGVWNDVHEVPHVRIGRAAELVVVAPATADLLAKAAHGIADDLLTNTLLTATCPVVYAPAMHTEMWENPATRANVATLRERGAIVIEPAVGRLTGKDTGKGRLPDPAAIFETAVRVLKRGLDLDLAGRHVVVTAGGTREPLDPVRFLGNRSSGKQGYALAKVAVARGARVTLVSANVSLPEPAGVDLVRVGTTEELRKATVEAAASADVVVMAAAPADFRPASVAEQKIKKTDDGTPGPIVLVTNPDIAAELGAAKRSGQVLVAFAAETHDALENARGKLVRKRADLIVVNEVGAGRVFGQDRNTVTLLGADGYTATHGELPKGDVADMIFDQVVSRLEAQVGER; from the coding sequence GTGACCGAGGTCGTGTTGGGGGTCGGGGGCGGGATCGCCGCCTACAAGGCCTGTGAGCTGCTGCGACTGTTCACCGAGTCGGGGCACGGGGTGCGGGTGGTGCCGACTGATTCGGCACTCAGGTTCGTCGGGGAGCCGACCTGGGCGGCGCTGTCCGGGCGGCCGGTCGCCACCGGCGTCTGGAACGACGTGCACGAGGTGCCGCACGTGCGGATCGGGCGGGCCGCCGAACTGGTCGTGGTCGCTCCGGCCACCGCCGACCTGCTGGCCAAGGCCGCCCACGGCATCGCCGACGACCTGCTCACCAACACGCTGCTCACCGCCACCTGCCCGGTCGTCTACGCGCCGGCGATGCACACCGAGATGTGGGAGAACCCGGCGACGCGGGCCAACGTGGCCACCCTGCGCGAGCGTGGGGCGATCGTCATCGAGCCCGCCGTCGGCCGCCTGACCGGCAAGGACACCGGCAAGGGGCGGCTCCCCGATCCGGCGGCGATCTTCGAGACCGCGGTACGCGTACTCAAGCGGGGTCTTGATCTTGATCTGGCCGGTCGTCATGTGGTGGTGACCGCCGGTGGGACGCGCGAGCCGCTGGATCCGGTCCGTTTCCTGGGCAACCGTTCGTCCGGCAAGCAGGGTTACGCGCTGGCGAAGGTCGCCGTCGCCCGCGGCGCCCGAGTGACACTCGTCTCGGCGAACGTGTCGCTGCCCGAACCCGCCGGGGTGGACCTGGTCCGAGTCGGCACCACCGAGGAGCTGCGTAAGGCCACCGTGGAGGCGGCGGCTTCGGCAGACGTCGTCGTGATGGCCGCGGCGCCCGCCGACTTCCGGCCCGCGTCGGTCGCCGAGCAGAAGATCAAGAAGACCGACGACGGTACGCCCGGGCCGATCGTCCTCGTCACGAATCCGGACATCGCGGCCGAACTGGGCGCGGCCAAACGTTCCGGGCAGGTTCTCGTGGCGTTCGCGGCGGAGACGCACGATGCGCTGGAGAACGCCCGTGGCAAGCTGGTCCGTAAACGCGCGGACCTGATCGTCGTCAATGAGGTGGGTGCCGGCCGGGTCTTCGGCCAGGACCGCAACACCGTCACTCTGCTGGGCGCCGACGGCTACACCGCCACCCACGGGGAACTCCCCAAAGGCGATGTGGCGGATATGATTTTCGATCAGGTGGTGAGCCGCCTGGAAGCCCAGGTAGGCGAACGCTGA
- the metK gene encoding methionine adenosyltransferase codes for MARRLFTSESVTEGHPDKIADQISDGILDALLAQDPRSRVAVETLITTGQVHVAGEVTTQAYADIPKIVRDTILAIGYDSSKKGFDGASCGVNVSIGSQSPDIAQGVDSAIELRSGDSEHVLDSQGAGDQGMMFGFACSETPELMPLPIALAHRLARRLSAARKDGTIPYLRPDGKTQVTIEYDGLRPVRLDTVVVSTQHAADISLESLLTPDIRDHVIAPELEGLGIETEGYRLLVNPTGRFEIGGPMGDAGLTGRKIIVDTYGGYARHGGGAFSGKDPSKVDRSAAYATRWVAKNVVAAGLAERCEVQVAYAIGKAHPVSLFVETFGTENVPVERIEKAIKDVFDLRPAAIIRDLDLLRPIYQQTAAYGHFGRELADLKWESTDRAQDLKNAAS; via the coding sequence GTGGCACGCCGCCTGTTCACCTCCGAGTCGGTCACGGAAGGCCACCCGGACAAGATCGCTGACCAGATCAGCGACGGGATTCTCGACGCTCTGCTCGCCCAGGACCCGCGCAGTCGCGTCGCGGTGGAGACCCTGATCACCACCGGCCAGGTGCACGTGGCGGGCGAGGTCACCACGCAGGCCTACGCCGACATCCCCAAGATCGTTCGCGACACCATTCTGGCGATCGGCTACGACTCGTCGAAGAAGGGTTTCGACGGGGCCTCCTGCGGCGTCAACGTCTCGATCGGCTCGCAGTCGCCGGACATCGCGCAGGGCGTCGACAGCGCCATCGAGCTGCGCTCCGGTGACAGCGAGCACGTGCTGGACTCCCAGGGCGCCGGCGACCAGGGCATGATGTTCGGCTTCGCCTGCTCGGAGACCCCGGAGCTGATGCCGCTGCCGATCGCGCTCGCCCACCGCCTGGCCCGTCGCCTGTCGGCCGCGCGCAAGGACGGGACGATCCCCTACCTGCGCCCCGACGGCAAGACCCAGGTCACCATCGAGTACGACGGGCTGCGCCCGGTCCGCCTCGACACCGTCGTGGTGTCCACCCAGCACGCCGCCGACATCTCCCTGGAGTCGCTGCTCACGCCGGACATCCGGGACCACGTGATCGCGCCCGAGCTGGAAGGCCTCGGCATCGAGACCGAGGGCTACCGGCTGCTGGTCAACCCGACCGGCCGTTTCGAGATCGGCGGCCCGATGGGCGACGCCGGCCTGACCGGCCGCAAGATCATCGTCGACACCTACGGCGGCTACGCCCGGCACGGTGGCGGCGCGTTCTCCGGCAAGGACCCGTCCAAGGTGGACCGCTCCGCGGCGTACGCGACCCGCTGGGTGGCGAAGAACGTGGTCGCCGCCGGTCTCGCCGAGCGCTGCGAGGTCCAGGTCGCCTACGCGATCGGCAAGGCCCACCCGGTCAGCCTGTTCGTGGAGACCTTCGGCACCGAGAACGTCCCGGTCGAGCGGATCGAGAAGGCCATCAAGGACGTCTTCGACCTGCGTCCCGCCGCGATCATCCGCGACCTGGACCTGCTGCGCCCGATCTACCAGCAGACCGCCGCGTACGGCCACTTCGGCCGGGAGCTCGCCGACCTCAAGTGGGAGAGCACCGACCGCGCCCAGGACCTGAAGAACGCCGCTTCCTGA
- a CDS encoding histidine phosphatase family protein gives MTAVQGERVIVVRHAMPAVDPDVPSEQWQLAQESRVAARLLRLHVCHPAYYVASTEPKAAQTMQEIAGAQRVVRDAGLAEVHRPHVWFTDEGYHSAALAYARGECPEGWEPRDQVIERFDAAVVRHAAAAAAQNRTLVMGTHGLAPTVWMASRYQLATDPARFWADLRFPDIVEIDLRASTVSCLTH, from the coding sequence ATGACGGCTGTCCAGGGTGAACGGGTGATCGTTGTCCGCCACGCCATGCCGGCGGTCGATCCGGACGTGCCGTCGGAACAGTGGCAGCTCGCACAGGAGAGCCGGGTCGCCGCCCGCCTGCTGCGATTGCACGTCTGTCATCCGGCTTATTACGTGGCCAGCACCGAACCCAAGGCCGCACAGACCATGCAGGAGATCGCCGGCGCCCAGCGGGTGGTCCGCGACGCCGGGCTCGCCGAGGTGCACCGCCCGCACGTGTGGTTCACCGACGAGGGTTACCACTCGGCCGCGCTGGCCTACGCGCGTGGCGAGTGCCCCGAGGGCTGGGAGCCGCGGGACCAGGTGATCGAGCGGTTCGACGCCGCGGTGGTCCGGCACGCCGCCGCGGCCGCCGCACAGAACCGCACCCTGGTGATGGGCACCCACGGTCTCGCCCCGACGGTGTGGATGGCCAGTCGCTACCAGCTGGCCACCGACCCGGCCCGGTTCTGGGCCGACCTCCGGTTCCCCGACATCGTCGAGATCGACCTGCGGGCCTCGACGGTGAGCTGCCTGACCCACTGA
- a CDS encoding primosomal protein N' has product MDVALAHLDRPFDYLVSTGDDEAAQPGVRVKVRFAGQLVSGFLLSRAESSEHPGKLSYLEKVVSAERVLDPDVAQLARAVADRYAGNLADVLRLAVPPRHARVESQAADPPAIEEDSGIKEPAAGGWDSYLTGGAFLRALRDGKPARAVWSGLPGEDWPARLAEAAAATVLGGRGVVIVVADARDLDRVDRALQATLGPGRHVALNAALGPAERYRRFLAASRHQVPVVVGTRAAVWAPVADLGLVIIWDDGDDVHAEPRAPYPHARDVLLTRARLADCAALVAGFARTGEGQLLLETGWAREITADRAVRRHRSPAITPTGDDSQLARDPGAVVARLPSLAWQAAREALQAGTPVLVQVPRRGYLPSVACAECRSPARCPHCSGPLGLQGARDVPVCHWCGRAAAAWECPVCHDRRLRASVIGARRTAEEMGRAFAGFPVRTSGRDEVLTTVAAEAALVVSTPGAEPVAEGGFGAVLLLDTWALLSRADLRAAEETMRRWLNAAALARSAADGGRVVVVADGSLAPVQALLRWDPGWFAARELAERRDLGFPPAARMASVTGLTVAVNELLGLARLPEGAEVLGPVPAGEEQERMLLRVARSKAADLAHALHEAAGVRSARKAALPVRIQVDPADLF; this is encoded by the coding sequence GTGGATGTGGCGCTGGCTCACCTGGACCGGCCGTTCGACTATCTGGTCTCCACCGGCGACGACGAGGCGGCGCAGCCCGGGGTGCGGGTCAAGGTCCGCTTCGCCGGGCAACTGGTCAGCGGCTTCCTGCTGTCGCGGGCCGAGAGTTCGGAGCACCCCGGGAAACTCTCCTACCTGGAGAAAGTGGTCTCCGCCGAGCGGGTCCTCGACCCGGACGTCGCCCAGCTGGCCCGAGCGGTCGCCGACCGCTATGCGGGCAACCTCGCCGACGTTCTGCGCCTCGCGGTCCCGCCCCGCCACGCCCGGGTGGAGTCGCAGGCGGCCGACCCGCCGGCGATCGAGGAGGACTCCGGGATCAAGGAGCCCGCCGCCGGCGGCTGGGATTCGTACCTGACCGGCGGTGCCTTCCTCCGTGCTCTGCGGGACGGGAAGCCGGCTCGGGCCGTGTGGTCGGGGCTTCCGGGGGAGGACTGGCCGGCCCGCCTCGCGGAGGCGGCCGCCGCGACCGTGCTCGGCGGGCGCGGCGTGGTGATCGTCGTCGCGGACGCCCGTGACCTGGACCGGGTCGACCGGGCGCTGCAGGCGACCCTGGGACCGGGGCGGCACGTAGCGCTGAACGCGGCACTCGGGCCCGCCGAACGATACCGGCGGTTCCTCGCCGCCAGCCGGCATCAGGTGCCGGTCGTGGTGGGGACCCGGGCCGCGGTGTGGGCGCCGGTCGCCGACCTGGGACTGGTGATCATCTGGGACGACGGCGACGATGTGCACGCCGAGCCGCGGGCGCCCTACCCGCACGCGCGGGACGTGCTGCTGACCCGGGCCCGGCTGGCGGACTGCGCGGCGCTGGTGGCGGGGTTCGCCCGTACCGGCGAAGGGCAGTTGCTCCTGGAGACCGGCTGGGCACGGGAGATCACCGCGGATCGGGCGGTGCGCCGGCACCGCTCCCCGGCGATCACGCCGACCGGCGACGACTCGCAGCTCGCCCGCGATCCCGGCGCGGTGGTGGCCCGGCTGCCCAGTCTGGCGTGGCAGGCGGCCCGGGAGGCGCTGCAGGCCGGGACCCCGGTGCTGGTGCAGGTGCCCCGGCGCGGCTATCTGCCGTCGGTGGCGTGCGCCGAGTGCCGCTCCCCGGCGCGATGCCCGCACTGTTCCGGTCCGCTGGGGCTGCAGGGCGCCCGGGACGTGCCGGTGTGTCACTGGTGCGGGCGGGCCGCGGCGGCCTGGGAGTGCCCGGTCTGCCACGACCGGCGGCTGCGGGCCTCGGTGATCGGGGCCCGGCGGACCGCGGAGGAGATGGGCCGGGCTTTCGCCGGTTTCCCGGTGCGCACGTCCGGGCGCGACGAGGTGCTGACCACCGTCGCGGCCGAGGCGGCGCTGGTGGTGTCGACGCCGGGGGCGGAGCCGGTGGCCGAGGGCGGGTTCGGGGCGGTGCTGCTGCTCGACACGTGGGCCCTGCTGAGCCGGGCCGATCTGCGGGCCGCCGAGGAGACGATGCGGCGCTGGCTGAACGCGGCGGCGCTGGCCCGGTCCGCGGCCGACGGTGGCCGGGTCGTGGTGGTCGCCGACGGCTCGCTGGCGCCGGTGCAGGCGCTGCTGCGGTGGGATCCGGGCTGGTTCGCGGCCCGGGAGCTGGCCGAGCGCCGGGATCTGGGCTTCCCGCCGGCGGCCCGGATGGCCAGTGTCACCGGGCTGACGGTGGCGGTCAACGAGCTGCTGGGGCTGGCCCGGCTGCCGGAGGGGGCCGAGGTGCTGGGCCCGGTTCCGGCCGGCGAGGAGCAGGAGCGGATGCTGTTGCGGGTGGCCCGTTCGAAGGCCGCCGATCTGGCACACGCGCTGCACGAGGCGGCGGGGGTGCGCAGCGCCCGCAAGGCGGCTCTGCCGGTGCGGATCCAGGTGGATCCGGCCGACCTGTTCTGA
- the def gene encoding peptide deformylase, with translation MTVQPIRLFGDPVLRTPADDVADFDKELRKLVKDLIETMQDEGGAGLAAPQLGVGLRVFSFDVDDVVGHIVNPVLSFPDEEEQDGPEGCLSIPGIYVDTKRRQNVVANGFNEFGDPVQLVGTGMMSRCVQHETDHLDGVLFLDRLDSAARKDAMRQIRTADWYDAGKPPTIKENPHSSGIFGSGLFSSGR, from the coding sequence GTGACCGTTCAGCCCATCCGTCTCTTCGGCGATCCGGTGCTCCGCACACCGGCCGACGACGTCGCCGATTTCGACAAGGAACTGCGCAAGCTGGTGAAGGACCTGATCGAGACCATGCAGGACGAGGGTGGTGCCGGTCTGGCCGCGCCGCAGCTCGGCGTGGGCCTGCGGGTGTTCAGCTTCGACGTCGACGACGTGGTCGGCCACATCGTCAATCCGGTGCTCTCGTTCCCGGACGAGGAGGAGCAGGACGGCCCGGAGGGCTGCCTGTCGATCCCCGGCATCTACGTGGACACCAAACGCCGGCAGAACGTGGTGGCCAACGGTTTCAACGAGTTCGGTGACCCGGTCCAGCTCGTCGGCACCGGCATGATGTCGCGGTGCGTCCAGCACGAGACCGACCACCTGGACGGGGTGCTCTTCCTGGACCGCCTGGACTCGGCGGCCCGCAAGGACGCCATGCGGCAGATCCGGACCGCCGACTGGTACGACGCCGGCAAGCCCCCCACGATCAAGGAGAACCCGCACAGCAGCGGGATCTTCGGGTCCGGTCTCTTCAGTTCGGGGCGGTGA
- the fmt gene encoding methionyl-tRNA formyltransferase, whose protein sequence is MRLVFAGTPAVAVPSLDALAASGHELVAVVTRPDAPAGRGRRLVRSPAGAWADERGIEVLTPEKPRDPEFQERLRQIAPDCVPVVAYGALVPPSALEIPKFGWVNLHFSLLPSWRGAAPVQHAVLHGDAVTGASVFDLEAGLDTGPVYGTLTDQIRFNDTSGHLLERLAVEGAGLLVAVLDAIEAGTARAHPQPADGVTHAPKLTVDDARVRWDDPAFAVDRRIRACTPAPGAWTTLRDERLKLGPVRPVANAPALRPGELLVERKQVLAGTATTPVQLGEVRAAGKKPMSATDWARGMRIEAGEKLA, encoded by the coding sequence ATGCGCCTGGTCTTCGCGGGTACCCCGGCGGTAGCCGTCCCCAGCCTGGACGCGCTCGCCGCCTCCGGGCACGAGCTGGTCGCGGTCGTGACCCGGCCGGACGCCCCGGCAGGTCGGGGCCGCCGTCTGGTCCGCTCCCCGGCCGGTGCGTGGGCCGACGAGCGTGGCATCGAGGTGCTGACACCGGAGAAGCCACGGGACCCGGAGTTCCAGGAGCGGCTGCGGCAGATCGCGCCGGACTGTGTGCCGGTCGTGGCGTACGGCGCGCTGGTCCCGCCGTCGGCTCTGGAGATCCCGAAGTTCGGCTGGGTGAACCTGCACTTCTCGCTGTTGCCGTCGTGGCGCGGTGCGGCGCCGGTGCAGCACGCGGTCCTGCACGGCGACGCGGTGACCGGGGCCAGCGTGTTCGACCTGGAGGCGGGTCTGGACACCGGCCCGGTCTACGGGACGCTGACCGACCAGATCCGGTTCAACGACACGTCCGGGCATCTGCTGGAGCGGCTGGCGGTCGAGGGCGCCGGGCTGCTGGTGGCGGTGCTGGACGCGATCGAGGCTGGGACGGCGCGGGCCCATCCGCAGCCGGCCGACGGGGTGACACACGCCCCGAAACTGACGGTGGACGACGCCCGGGTGCGCTGGGACGATCCGGCGTTCGCGGTGGACCGGCGGATCCGGGCGTGCACCCCGGCGCCGGGCGCGTGGACGACGTTGCGCGACGAGCGGCTGAAACTGGGCCCGGTGCGGCCGGTGGCGAACGCCCCGGCGCTGCGGCCCGGTGAGCTGCTGGTCGAGCGTAAGCAGGTATTGGCCGGCACGGCCACCACGCCGGTGCAGCTCGGCGAGGTCCGGGCGGCCGGCAAGAAGCCCATGTCCGCGACGGACTGGGCGCGCGGTATGCGTATCGAAGCAGGGGAGAAGTTGGCGTGA
- a CDS encoding RsmB/NOP family class I SAM-dependent RNA methyltransferase, with product MTEHRASRPHGGRPSRPSGPGSPRDERSGRAPRAGRPPADPARQAAYEAVAAVHRDDAYANLVLSDILRGMGLHGRDAAFATELTYGTLRAVGTLDLIIAAAAEREVARIDPPARDALRLGAYQLLYTRVPTHAAVNQTVDLVRSVAPGAAGFSNAVMRTISETTLEAWLERLAPPYETDPIGHLSVIHHHPQWVIRSFAEALGGDLEDTARLLIEDNQPPAVHLCARPGRADAVELADEVGGVPGAFSPYSVYLNGGAPREMAAIREGRAHVQDEGSQLVAAALLAAPIEGRDTRWLDLCAGPGGKTGLIGAIAAGRGAEVTAVEVAEHRARLVDLATEGMPVTVLPMDGRSVGRDPDLPEEGFDRVLVDAPCTGLGSLRRRPESRWRRQPADLPPLTRLQRELLVAALRAVRPGGVVAYVTCSPHMVETQVTVSEGARRSGVEVDFVDARPLLPPGMPGLGAGPTVQLWPHRHGTDAMFLAVLRRTS from the coding sequence GTGACGGAACACAGGGCCTCGCGCCCGCACGGCGGACGGCCGAGCCGCCCGAGCGGCCCGGGTAGCCCCCGGGACGAGCGCAGCGGCCGGGCTCCGCGCGCGGGCCGGCCACCGGCGGACCCGGCACGGCAGGCGGCGTACGAGGCGGTGGCCGCCGTGCACCGCGACGACGCGTACGCGAACCTGGTCCTCTCCGACATCCTGCGAGGGATGGGCCTGCACGGCCGGGACGCGGCGTTCGCCACCGAATTGACGTACGGCACGCTGCGCGCGGTCGGCACCCTCGACCTGATCATCGCGGCGGCCGCCGAGCGTGAGGTCGCCCGGATCGACCCGCCGGCCCGGGACGCGCTGCGGCTCGGCGCCTACCAGCTGCTCTACACCCGGGTGCCGACCCACGCGGCGGTCAACCAGACGGTCGACCTGGTGCGCTCGGTGGCTCCGGGTGCGGCCGGGTTCTCCAACGCGGTGATGCGCACGATCTCCGAGACCACCCTCGAGGCCTGGCTGGAGCGGCTCGCGCCGCCGTACGAGACCGACCCGATCGGGCACCTGTCGGTGATCCACCACCACCCGCAGTGGGTGATCCGGTCGTTCGCGGAGGCGCTCGGCGGCGACCTGGAGGACACCGCCCGGCTGCTGATCGAGGACAACCAGCCGCCGGCCGTGCACCTGTGCGCCCGTCCGGGCCGGGCCGACGCGGTCGAGCTGGCCGACGAGGTCGGCGGGGTGCCGGGAGCGTTCTCGCCGTACTCGGTGTACCTCAACGGCGGCGCCCCGCGGGAGATGGCCGCGATCCGGGAGGGCCGGGCGCACGTCCAGGACGAGGGTTCGCAGCTGGTGGCGGCCGCGCTGCTGGCGGCCCCGATCGAGGGCCGGGACACCCGCTGGCTGGACCTGTGCGCCGGTCCCGGTGGCAAGACCGGGCTGATCGGTGCGATCGCCGCCGGGCGGGGTGCCGAGGTGACGGCCGTCGAGGTGGCCGAGCACCGGGCCCGCCTCGTCGACCTCGCCACCGAGGGCATGCCGGTGACGGTGCTGCCGATGGACGGCCGCTCGGTGGGCCGGGACCCGGACCTGCCGGAGGAGGGCTTCGACCGGGTGCTGGTGGACGCGCCGTGCACCGGGCTGGGTTCGCTGCGGCGCCGGCCCGAGTCGCGGTGGCGCCGGCAGCCGGCTGACCTGCCGCCGCTCACCCGGCTCCAGCGGGAGCTGCTGGTGGCGGCGTTGCGGGCGGTCCGGCCGGGTGGTGTGGTGGCCTATGTGACGTGCTCGCCGCACATGGTGGAGACGCAGGTCACGGTCAGCGAGGGGGCCCGGCGCAGTGGCGTCGAGGTCGACTTCGTGGACGCGCGCCCGCTGCTGCCGCCGGGCATGCCGGGTCTGGGCGCCGGGCCCACGGTGCAGCTCTGGCCGCATCGGCACGGCACGGACGCGATGTTCCTGGCGGTGCTGCGCCGTACCAGCTGA
- the rpe gene encoding ribulose-phosphate 3-epimerase — MLSGGPRLRVVERSPIIAPSILAADFSRLGEEVRAIEGAADWVHVDVMDNHFVPNLTIGLPVVTSLRKATTIPFDVHLMINDPQRWAPAYAEAGAYNVTFHAEACEDPVALAKALRAAGSKAGLAIDRDTPVEPYLELLPYLDTILIMTIKAGFGGQSFMPELLGKVRDVRRRADVNDLQIRIEVDGGIAADTIEQAAEAGADAFVAGTAVYGAADPAEAIRKLRALAAGRMGLA; from the coding sequence ATGCTGTCCGGGGGTCCTAGACTTCGGGTCGTGGAACGATCGCCCATCATCGCGCCCAGCATTCTCGCCGCCGACTTCTCCCGCCTGGGGGAGGAGGTGCGTGCCATCGAGGGAGCGGCCGACTGGGTGCACGTGGATGTCATGGACAACCATTTCGTGCCGAACCTGACGATCGGCCTGCCGGTGGTGACGAGCCTGCGCAAGGCGACGACGATCCCGTTCGACGTGCACCTGATGATCAACGACCCGCAGCGGTGGGCCCCGGCCTACGCGGAGGCGGGCGCCTACAACGTGACCTTCCACGCCGAGGCGTGCGAGGACCCGGTGGCCCTGGCGAAGGCGCTGCGGGCGGCGGGTTCGAAGGCGGGGCTGGCGATCGACCGGGACACGCCGGTCGAGCCCTACCTGGAGCTGCTGCCCTACCTCGACACGATCCTGATCATGACGATCAAGGCCGGGTTCGGCGGGCAGTCGTTCATGCCGGAGCTGCTCGGCAAGGTGCGTGACGTGCGCCGCCGGGCCGACGTCAACGACCTGCAGATCCGCATCGAGGTCGACGGTGGCATCGCCGCCGACACCATCGAGCAGGCGGCCGAGGCGGGTGCGGACGCGTTCGTGGCGGGCACCGCGGTCTACGGCGCGGCCGACCCGGCGGAGGCGATCCGTAAGCTGCGCGCGTTGGCCGCCGGGCGGATGGGGCTGGCGTGA
- a CDS encoding GGDEF domain-containing response regulator yields the protein MSKAEPLPEIDPELDSEEGPSLVLVVDDDQDIAGFVEFNLKLRGFEVIRARDGQEALDLMETHLPDLAVIDWMMPRMDGVELIRQLRAEPLTSALPVIMLTAMGLTGDKVHGLQAGADDYLVKPFDLEELIARVTNTLRRHRDAREVSPLTGLPGNARVRREISDRIRSGRDYSVGYIDVDRFKSVNDVYGFDRGDEFIIALARSLQRASSQTGKPSIFLGHIGGDDFVFICEPDQVLPLTQRTVTDFETAADRLYEPKDAQRGYIEVPDRRGNKQKAALVTLSIGVAQATEDGRRFLDPRAVIAVASEMKKVAKSQPGSYVAIDRRRDEAD from the coding sequence ATGAGCAAGGCAGAGCCGCTTCCCGAGATCGATCCCGAACTGGACTCCGAGGAGGGACCGAGCCTCGTGCTCGTGGTCGACGACGATCAGGACATCGCTGGCTTCGTCGAGTTCAATCTCAAGCTGCGTGGTTTCGAGGTGATCCGGGCCCGGGACGGCCAGGAGGCGCTCGACCTGATGGAGACGCACCTGCCCGACCTCGCGGTGATCGACTGGATGATGCCGCGGATGGACGGGGTCGAGCTGATCCGGCAGCTGCGGGCCGAGCCGCTGACCTCGGCGCTTCCGGTGATCATGCTGACCGCGATGGGGCTGACCGGGGACAAGGTGCACGGCTTGCAGGCCGGCGCCGACGACTACCTGGTGAAACCGTTCGACCTGGAGGAGCTGATCGCCCGGGTCACCAACACGCTGCGCCGGCACCGGGACGCGCGTGAGGTGTCGCCGCTGACCGGCCTGCCCGGTAACGCCCGGGTGCGGCGCGAGATCAGCGACCGGATCCGGTCCGGCCGGGACTACTCGGTCGGCTACATCGACGTCGACCGGTTCAAGAGCGTCAACGACGTGTACGGGTTCGACCGCGGTGACGAGTTCATCATCGCGCTGGCCCGGAGTCTGCAGCGGGCGTCGAGTCAGACCGGGAAACCGTCTATCTTCCTCGGGCACATCGGTGGCGACGACTTCGTGTTCATCTGCGAGCCCGATCAGGTGCTGCCGCTGACCCAGCGGACGGTGACCGACTTCGAGACCGCGGCGGACCGGCTGTACGAGCCGAAGGACGCTCAGCGTGGTTACATTGAGGTGCCGGACCGGCGTGGCAACAAGCAGAAGGCGGCTCTGGTCACGCTTTCGATCGGGGTGGCGCAGGCGACCGAGGACGGGCGCCGGTTCCTCGATCCGCGGGCGGTGATCGCGGTGGCTTCGGAGATGAAGAAGGTCGCGAAGTCACAGCCCGGGTCGTACGTCGCGATCGACCGCCGCCGCGACGAGGCCGACTGA